A DNA window from Nitratidesulfovibrio sp. contains the following coding sequences:
- a CDS encoding MarR family winged helix-turn-helix transcriptional regulator produces MPQHAAIAVLFESLEKTLVTYSEIERKAYDFGVGMPLYPAEMHMISKVHKLGGASITELAQQTGVTKGAVSMLVSKLVQKGLLEKNVDPDNRSRVVVCTTGAGERASASHEAFHARHDKEFLAWLGTLDEGSFASINEFGRRMSEWMRGYLDE; encoded by the coding sequence ATGCCACAACATGCAGCCATCGCCGTTCTTTTCGAAAGCCTGGAAAAGACGCTGGTAACCTACTCGGAAATCGAGCGGAAAGCCTACGATTTCGGGGTGGGGATGCCGCTCTATCCGGCAGAGATGCACATGATTTCCAAGGTCCACAAGCTTGGCGGCGCCAGCATAACCGAGTTGGCCCAGCAGACGGGCGTGACCAAGGGGGCCGTGTCCATGCTGGTTTCAAAGCTGGTGCAGAAGGGCCTGCTTGAAAAGAACGTGGACCCGGACAACCGCTCGCGGGTGGTGGTCTGTACCACCGGCGCCGGCGAGCGTGCCAGCGCTAGTCACGAAGCATTCCATGCCCGCCACGACAAGGAATTCCTGGCCTGGCTGGGCACGCTGGATGAGGGCTCGTTCGCCAGCATCAACGAGTTCGGGCGGCGGATGAGCGAGTGGATGCGCGGGTACCTTGACGAATGA
- a CDS encoding ABC transporter ATP-binding protein, whose protein sequence is MIDTTRLRKLWQLLRPIRGRLLAACALQVVATTCGMVPFVAVVELARLLDGPGLDTTETWGIAAMVLGAVVLRVVCSFSAGALTHFADNDFQFHVRHRMTEVLRRAPLGWFSGHASGAVKKAVQDDVAAMHHMVAHTCLDIVGALVLTVLILGYLASIHWPLALLTVVPCAVSVVVYLRQMTDFSRHLDAYNAHLAEINAASVEFVHGIEVVKVFGRTRQAHDRLARATRAFLDAFGTWVRGLVRLSAANEVLLSPGGTLAWTCAAGLVFVARGGLPPVDMLPFLLLGTGLAAPLGTLTSTVPKLQGAADAADRVAALLGVAPLARPAAPRTPQGSHIRFDGVSFSYDGVRTVLHDITLDLVPATMTALVGRSGSGKSTLANLLLRCADPAAGRITLGGVDLRDMPPEELGRYIGFVFQEVQLLRASIRDNIRLARPDAPQDEVERVARAAHIHDVIAALPCGYDSVMDEDVRLSGGEAQRVAIARALLADTPVLILDEATAFADPASEAEVQQALATLVAGRTLLVIAHRLDTIIGAHRIVVLAEGRIAEAGTHGELLEKGGDYARMWAAHVGAEAGGDADAPPVHRRRSAALPDIGPDGEGPRAPAPRPAAMQEVEA, encoded by the coding sequence ATGATCGATACGACCAGACTCCGCAAACTGTGGCAGTTGCTGCGCCCCATTCGGGGGCGGTTGCTGGCGGCCTGCGCATTGCAAGTGGTGGCGACAACCTGCGGCATGGTTCCGTTCGTGGCCGTGGTGGAGCTTGCACGGTTGCTCGACGGCCCAGGGTTGGACACAACGGAAACATGGGGCATCGCGGCCATGGTGCTGGGGGCGGTGGTCCTGCGTGTGGTGTGCTCGTTTTCCGCAGGCGCATTGACACATTTTGCTGATAACGACTTCCAGTTTCATGTACGCCACCGCATGACGGAAGTGCTGCGCCGGGCGCCGCTCGGCTGGTTTTCGGGGCATGCATCCGGCGCGGTGAAAAAGGCCGTGCAGGACGATGTGGCAGCCATGCACCACATGGTGGCGCACACCTGTCTGGACATCGTGGGGGCGCTGGTGCTGACGGTGCTCATTCTCGGCTACCTGGCGTCGATCCATTGGCCCCTTGCCCTGCTCACCGTCGTGCCGTGCGCCGTCAGCGTGGTCGTGTACCTGCGCCAGATGACGGACTTTTCCCGGCACCTCGACGCCTATAATGCCCATCTCGCCGAGATAAACGCCGCCTCCGTGGAATTCGTCCACGGCATAGAGGTGGTGAAGGTGTTCGGGCGCACGCGGCAAGCCCATGACAGGCTTGCACGGGCGACACGCGCATTCCTTGATGCCTTCGGCACTTGGGTGCGCGGGCTGGTGCGTCTTTCCGCGGCCAACGAGGTGCTGCTTTCGCCGGGGGGGACATTGGCCTGGACGTGCGCGGCAGGGCTTGTGTTCGTGGCGCGCGGCGGGTTGCCGCCCGTGGATATGTTGCCCTTCCTGCTGCTGGGCACCGGGCTTGCCGCCCCCCTCGGCACCCTGACCAGCACCGTGCCCAAGTTGCAGGGGGCGGCGGACGCAGCCGACCGCGTGGCGGCACTGCTGGGGGTTGCGCCCCTGGCCCGTCCGGCCGCACCACGAACGCCACAGGGTTCCCATATCCGCTTCGACGGGGTCAGCTTCAGCTACGACGGCGTGCGCACCGTGCTGCATGACATCACCCTGGACCTGGTGCCCGCCACCATGACCGCGCTGGTCGGGCGTTCCGGATCGGGAAAGTCCACGCTGGCCAACCTGCTGCTGCGTTGCGCGGACCCCGCAGCGGGCCGCATCACGCTGGGCGGCGTGGACCTGCGGGACATGCCCCCCGAGGAACTGGGCCGCTACATCGGCTTCGTGTTTCAGGAGGTGCAACTGCTGCGCGCCTCCATCCGCGACAACATCCGCCTCGCCCGGCCCGACGCACCGCAGGACGAGGTGGAGCGGGTGGCCCGTGCCGCGCACATCCACGATGTCATCGCCGCGCTGCCGTGCGGGTACGACAGCGTGATGGACGAGGACGTCCGCCTTTCCGGAGGCGAGGCCCAGCGCGTGGCCATTGCCCGTGCCCTGCTGGCCGATACCCCGGTGCTGATCCTGGACGAGGCCACCGCCTTCGCCGATCCGGCTTCCGAGGCCGAGGTGCAGCAGGCCCTGGCGACACTCGTCGCCGGGCGTACCCTGCTGGTCATTGCCCACCGGCTGGATACCATCATCGGCGCGCACCGCATCGTGGTCCTGGCTGAAGGGCGTATCGCGGAAGCGGGTACCCATGGGGAATTGCTGGAAAAGGGCGGCGACTATGCCCGGATGTGGGCCGCGCACGTGGGCGCAGAGGCCGGTGGCGATGCCGATGCGCCGCCCGTGCATCGGCGCCGGAGCGCCGCCTTGCCGGATATCGGACCAGACGGGGAGGGCCCCCGCGCTCCCGCGCCCCGACCTGCCGCGATGCAGGAGGTGGAGGCATGA
- a CDS encoding ABC transporter ATP-binding protein, with the protein MIRVLRSVSAHADRDVAAPLRLTAMAAVVQGIGFALLVPFTSALLRGQVAAAGWWLAGMVGVLGLYAWVQYRAQLACYAGGERLAADLYEALSRHIVRLPLGWFGGERVGQVSRLMSKGVIDVMGVPAHLLRPIVGAFVTPATVLVCMFLFDWRVALAAAVGAPCLWGAYRYAGVLAARAEHAADAAGSEANGRLVEFARMQAVLRAYDRGDKGAALLHTALERQHATGHALLRTAVPGLILFSVVLQLCFTGILGQGVLLVRSGALGLAELVALLVLAARFMEPMVIAADLGASVRIAGNTLQRMRMVLDTPPLPEPGLPEAMGDDFDIAFDGVRFVYGTTQVLRGVTLHAKSRAVTALVGPSGAGKSTLLQLAARFRDVDAGNVRVAGADVRNVPADDLMRRFSFVFQSVYLYDATIEENLRIGNEHATDVQLAEVIRRARIDEMLERLPLGLATQVGEGGTALSGGERQRIAIGRAMLKDAPILLLDEATAALDPENQRAVQQAIDSLRGTRTIVVIAHRLQTIRDADHIVVLGAQGTVVDAGRHEELLERGGLYADFWRRREQAQGWRL; encoded by the coding sequence ATGATCCGGGTGCTGCGCAGCGTATCGGCGCATGCCGACCGGGATGTGGCGGCCCCCCTGCGTCTCACGGCCATGGCGGCGGTTGTCCAGGGCATCGGCTTTGCCCTGCTGGTGCCGTTCACCTCCGCCCTGCTGCGCGGGCAGGTTGCTGCGGCAGGGTGGTGGCTGGCTGGCATGGTCGGGGTGCTTGGCCTGTACGCGTGGGTGCAGTACCGGGCGCAGTTGGCCTGCTACGCAGGCGGCGAACGGTTGGCCGCCGATCTGTACGAGGCCCTTTCGCGCCATATCGTCCGACTGCCGCTGGGTTGGTTCGGCGGCGAGCGGGTGGGACAGGTCAGCCGCCTCATGAGCAAGGGCGTCATCGACGTCATGGGGGTGCCCGCGCACCTGCTGCGGCCCATCGTCGGCGCCTTCGTCACCCCGGCGACCGTCCTTGTCTGCATGTTCCTGTTCGATTGGCGCGTGGCCCTGGCCGCAGCCGTCGGGGCTCCCTGCCTGTGGGGCGCCTACCGGTATGCGGGCGTGCTGGCCGCCCGGGCCGAGCACGCGGCGGACGCGGCGGGGAGCGAAGCCAACGGGCGGCTGGTGGAATTCGCGCGCATGCAGGCCGTGCTGCGCGCCTATGACAGGGGCGACAAGGGCGCAGCACTGCTGCACACGGCGCTCGAGCGGCAGCATGCCACCGGCCACGCCCTGCTGCGCACCGCCGTCCCCGGCCTGATTCTCTTTTCCGTGGTCCTGCAACTGTGCTTCACGGGCATATTGGGGCAGGGCGTGCTGCTGGTGCGTTCCGGCGCGCTGGGGCTGGCCGAACTGGTGGCGTTGCTGGTGCTGGCGGCCCGGTTCATGGAGCCCATGGTCATCGCCGCCGACCTTGGCGCGTCCGTGCGCATCGCGGGCAACACGTTGCAGCGCATGCGCATGGTGCTGGATACCCCCCCGCTGCCGGAACCCGGCCTGCCGGAGGCCATGGGTGATGATTTCGATATCGCATTCGACGGGGTGCGTTTTGTCTACGGAACCACGCAGGTTCTGCGGGGCGTGACCCTGCACGCGAAATCCCGCGCCGTCACCGCGCTGGTGGGGCCGTCGGGAGCGGGCAAGAGCACGCTGCTCCAGTTGGCGGCCCGGTTCCGCGACGTGGACGCGGGCAACGTGCGGGTGGCCGGGGCGGATGTGCGCAACGTGCCCGCCGATGACCTGATGCGCCGCTTCTCCTTCGTGTTCCAGAGCGTCTATCTGTACGACGCCACCATCGAGGAAAACCTGCGCATCGGCAACGAGCACGCCACCGATGTCCAGTTGGCGGAGGTCATCCGCCGGGCCCGCATCGACGAGATGCTGGAACGCCTGCCCCTGGGCCTGGCCACCCAGGTGGGTGAGGGCGGCACGGCGCTTTCCGGCGGAGAGCGCCAGCGCATCGCCATTGGCCGCGCCATGCTGAAGGACGCCCCCATCCTGCTGCTGGACGAAGCCACGGCGGCGCTGGACCCGGAAAACCAGCGCGCCGTGCAGCAGGCCATCGACAGCCTGCGCGGTACGCGCACCATCGTCGTGATAGCCCACCGGCTCCAGACCATTCGCGATGCCGACCACATCGTGGTGCTGGGCGCGCAGGGAACCGTTGTGGATGCCGGAAGGCACGAGGAACTTCTGGAACGTGGCGGCCTGTACGCCGATTTCTGGCGCAGGCGCGAACAGGCGCAGGGCTGGCGGCTGTAA
- a CDS encoding TonB-dependent receptor, which yields MKAKQQLKALAHASGAAVLCMLLAGGAGFLPGGIGIARAADANATEQKTYVLDEITVSADKREQSVQEVPVSVSVIGATQVEDKGVTKTEDIFPLVPNIYLTKTGPAAAFTTFATVRGVTSSMGGSPALGYYVDDVYYPGLDMTLLDIERIEVLRGPQGTLYGRNTEAGVINIITKQPENDWKSKLTMDYGSFNTRGMQGTATGALVEDTVFLRATGNYEASDNYFTNKFDDDDSVNGYENFDGRFKVQALPSSDLDLSVTFDVQNYRSDGYAEFAPIDSASLAKSVDVDYAGMAEKDAYGTAMRGEYDLGDMKLLSITSGRQENYLMDNDIDFLPMDLVRLKLDKEVGLLSQELRLVSDDKASPLQWLAGAYAFYEKDDRAYSTRMNLENMGMTGMGTQTIRQDSTTDSLGSALFFQTSYTLWERLELTTGLRYDRIAKDFSYSQQDGDMLGYASMDGDENKTFEAWLPKAAISYKATDDIRPYVSVSRGFRSGGFNDNEEIGEAYDAEYTWNYEVGVKTEWLDKRLQVNLALFHIDWTDRQVEVLSSGGSSYHIENAGESTSDGVEIEAIARPVQGLELTGSYGYTRAEYDEYSPSASEDYSGKNVIDSPEYTASLGATYRFLDGWFAGATYRRVGKVYFDAANSESQGEYQTVNVKFGYEQEGWDVYLWGRNIFDEEYVTRAVESAAGAGWFGRSGEPQAFGVSASLYF from the coding sequence ATGAAGGCAAAGCAACAGTTGAAGGCACTGGCCCATGCATCGGGGGCCGCTGTCCTGTGCATGCTGCTGGCTGGCGGGGCGGGCTTCCTGCCGGGGGGCATCGGCATTGCCCGCGCGGCGGACGCCAACGCCACCGAACAGAAAACCTATGTGCTCGACGAGATTACCGTCAGCGCCGACAAGCGCGAGCAGAGCGTGCAGGAAGTACCGGTCAGCGTTTCGGTGATCGGCGCCACGCAGGTCGAGGACAAGGGCGTGACGAAGACCGAGGACATCTTTCCGCTGGTGCCCAACATCTACCTGACCAAGACCGGTCCGGCGGCCGCGTTCACCACCTTCGCCACGGTGCGCGGCGTCACCTCGTCCATGGGGGGCAGCCCCGCGTTGGGCTACTACGTGGATGACGTCTATTACCCCGGCCTGGACATGACCCTGCTGGACATCGAGCGCATCGAGGTTCTGCGCGGTCCGCAGGGCACCCTGTACGGGCGGAACACCGAGGCGGGGGTCATCAACATCATCACGAAGCAGCCCGAGAACGACTGGAAGAGCAAGCTGACCATGGACTACGGCAGCTTCAATACCCGGGGTATGCAGGGCACCGCCACCGGGGCGCTGGTGGAGGACACCGTCTTCTTGCGGGCCACGGGCAACTACGAGGCCTCCGACAACTACTTCACCAACAAGTTCGACGATGACGACAGCGTGAACGGCTACGAGAACTTCGACGGCCGGTTCAAGGTGCAGGCCCTGCCTTCCTCCGACCTCGACCTGTCCGTTACCTTCGACGTGCAGAACTACCGCAGCGACGGGTACGCGGAATTCGCGCCCATCGATTCCGCCAGCCTCGCCAAAAGCGTGGACGTGGACTACGCGGGCATGGCCGAAAAGGATGCCTACGGCACGGCCATGCGCGGCGAATACGACCTTGGCGACATGAAGCTGCTGTCCATCACCTCCGGCAGGCAGGAAAACTACCTGATGGACAACGACATCGACTTCCTGCCCATGGATCTCGTGCGCCTGAAGCTGGACAAGGAAGTGGGCCTGCTGAGCCAGGAACTGCGCCTGGTATCGGACGACAAGGCCTCGCCCCTGCAATGGCTGGCGGGTGCCTACGCCTTCTACGAGAAGGACGACCGCGCCTACAGCACCCGCATGAACCTCGAAAACATGGGCATGACCGGCATGGGCACCCAGACCATCCGGCAGGACAGCACCACAGACTCGCTGGGTTCGGCCCTGTTCTTCCAGACCAGCTACACGTTGTGGGAACGGCTGGAACTGACCACGGGCCTGCGCTACGACCGCATCGCCAAGGACTTCTCCTACTCCCAGCAGGACGGCGACATGCTGGGCTACGCCTCCATGGACGGCGACGAGAACAAGACCTTTGAGGCCTGGCTGCCCAAGGCGGCCATCAGCTACAAGGCCACCGACGACATCCGCCCCTATGTCAGCGTTTCGCGCGGGTTCCGCAGCGGCGGCTTCAACGACAACGAGGAAATAGGCGAGGCCTACGACGCCGAATACACGTGGAACTACGAAGTCGGCGTGAAGACCGAGTGGCTGGACAAGCGGCTGCAAGTCAACCTGGCCCTGTTCCATATCGACTGGACCGACCGCCAGGTGGAGGTGCTGTCTTCCGGCGGCAGTTCGTACCACATCGAGAACGCGGGCGAGTCCACCAGCGACGGCGTGGAAATCGAGGCCATCGCCCGCCCCGTGCAGGGGCTGGAGCTGACCGGCAGCTACGGCTACACCCGCGCCGAATACGACGAATACTCCCCCTCCGCGTCAGAGGACTATTCGGGCAAGAACGTCATCGATTCCCCGGAATATACGGCCAGCCTCGGGGCCACCTACCGCTTCCTGGATGGCTGGTTCGCCGGGGCCACTTACCGCCGGGTGGGCAAGGTGTACTTCGACGCCGCCAACTCCGAGTCGCAGGGCGAATACCAGACGGTCAACGTCAAGTTCGGCTACGAGCAGGAAGGCTGGGACGTCTACCTGTGGGGCCGCAACATCTTCGACGAGGAATACGTGACCCGCGCGGTGGAAAGCGCCGCCGGTGCGGGCTGGTTCGGTCGTTCGGGCGAGCCCCAGGCCTTCGGCGTATCCGCCAGCCTGTACTTCTAG
- a CDS encoding energy-coupling factor transporter transmembrane component T — MCTMAAPRLDIRAKLAVVALAGLVSVIVAGRPGILAPVVMALPVMLHLRQWRPVALLAGAMPLLWGGYVLLAQLGGTAGGLAAYLCYFGLKVAPLAALFAAIGATSMLGDLLGALTCARLPRDIVLAMAVTYRFVPTLCGEYACIRDAMAVRGVRTGLYGLLTRPLKQVEYILLPLMMRATRLADELSASAMTRGVEAPGSLRRDLPLWGRAEFVAVCWATVVGGGVIGGQMRALMKALMRGLLS, encoded by the coding sequence ATGTGCACGATGGCCGCGCCACGCCTGGACATACGGGCAAAACTGGCGGTGGTTGCCCTGGCGGGGCTTGTTTCCGTGATCGTTGCGGGCAGGCCGGGCATTCTTGCGCCGGTGGTCATGGCCCTGCCCGTCATGCTGCATCTGCGCCAGTGGCGCCCGGTGGCGTTGCTGGCGGGGGCCATGCCCCTGCTGTGGGGTGGGTACGTGCTGCTGGCGCAACTGGGGGGCACCGCAGGCGGGCTTGCGGCCTACCTCTGCTACTTCGGGCTGAAGGTGGCGCCGCTGGCGGCACTTTTCGCGGCCATCGGGGCCACCAGCATGCTGGGCGACCTGCTGGGCGCGCTGACCTGCGCCCGCTTGCCGCGCGACATTGTGCTTGCCATGGCGGTGACCTACCGCTTCGTGCCGACGCTGTGCGGCGAGTACGCCTGCATCCGCGATGCCATGGCCGTGCGGGGCGTGCGCACCGGCCTGTACGGGTTGCTCACCCGGCCTTTGAAGCAGGTGGAATACATCCTGCTGCCGCTCATGATGCGCGCCACCCGTCTGGCCGACGAGCTTTCCGCATCGGCCATGACCCGTGGCGTGGAAGCCCCCGGCAGCCTGCGGCGCGATTTGCCGCTGTGGGGCCGCGCGGAATTCGTGGCGGTCTGCTGGGCAACGGTGGTGGGGGGCGGCGTAATTGGGGGCCAGATGAGGGCGCTGATGAAAGCATTGATGCGGGGACTGCTGTCATGA
- a CDS encoding ABC transporter ATP-binding protein → MIRLAGVTCRFPASAQPVLEDASLHVRRGGCTVLLGRSGGGKSTVLKLVSGVVPAIVTAGVAGSVRVAGRDVAGRPLHDVGRGVGTVFQDCRSQFFMTHVAEELVFAAGNFGLPQDVIRDRLQRAVTLMDLGGLLHKSVFRLSSGQRQRVAIASVAVHGPEVVLLDEPSSNLDAAGLVRLGVLLRTLREEGATILVADHRTNYLRDVADGAACVANGRIRPVEDLAGALGERADVAVGAGLSGGAWSGAAALASPRAPGMSGSPPLLELRKVSLRLRGTRVIDAADCTLHAGEVVALTGDNGAGKTTLLRALCGLLRPASGNILINGARAGSRERRRRCAVVMQDPDYQLFTESVAHELRLGNEGLPDLDARVAAQAGRFGLSGLLDRHPGALSMGEKQRTLIAAVLMAGRDIVLLDEPTSGMDHARMLQLADVVRELAGQGKLVFVVTHDADFVQQACTRTLCLRGGRILSREVDGVPLGKALRQTVVPGVACGDCNNDALRFPNNNDACDVLNHDNAYRAPNHDDAYRVLNHDGTFRAWPTRKEVLP, encoded by the coding sequence ATGATCCGCCTTGCCGGGGTGACCTGTCGCTTTCCCGCATCCGCGCAGCCAGTACTGGAAGACGCGAGCCTGCACGTGCGGCGGGGCGGATGCACGGTGCTGCTGGGGCGGAGCGGCGGGGGCAAGAGCACCGTGCTCAAGCTGGTCAGCGGCGTGGTGCCCGCCATCGTCACGGCGGGCGTGGCCGGTTCGGTGCGGGTGGCGGGTCGCGATGTGGCCGGACGCCCCCTGCATGACGTGGGGCGCGGCGTGGGCACGGTGTTTCAGGACTGCCGTTCCCAATTCTTCATGACCCACGTGGCCGAGGAACTGGTGTTCGCCGCAGGGAACTTCGGCCTGCCGCAGGACGTCATCCGCGATCGTCTGCAACGCGCCGTGACCCTGATGGACCTTGGCGGGCTGCTGCACAAGAGCGTGTTCCGGCTGTCCAGCGGCCAGCGCCAGCGGGTGGCCATCGCCTCGGTGGCCGTGCACGGTCCTGAGGTGGTGCTGCTGGATGAACCCTCGTCCAACCTCGATGCGGCGGGGCTGGTGCGCCTTGGCGTGTTGTTGCGAACCCTGCGGGAAGAAGGCGCCACCATCCTGGTGGCCGATCATCGCACCAACTACCTGCGCGACGTGGCCGACGGGGCCGCCTGCGTGGCGAATGGCCGCATCCGGCCCGTGGAAGACCTGGCCGGTGCCCTTGGCGAGCGCGCGGACGTGGCGGTCGGCGCTGGGCTGTCAGGTGGGGCATGGTCGGGGGCGGCGGCCCTTGCGTCCCCCCGTGCACCCGGCATGTCCGGTTCGCCGCCCCTGCTGGAGTTGCGCAAGGTATCCCTGCGACTGCGCGGCACGCGCGTGATTGACGCCGCCGACTGCACCCTGCACGCGGGCGAGGTGGTGGCCCTGACCGGTGACAACGGGGCAGGCAAGACCACGTTGCTGCGCGCCCTGTGCGGGCTGTTGCGTCCGGCGTCGGGCAACATCCTGATCAACGGCGCGCGGGCGGGCAGCCGGGAACGGCGCAGGCGTTGCGCCGTGGTCATGCAGGACCCGGATTATCAGCTGTTCACCGAATCCGTGGCCCACGAACTGCGCCTGGGCAACGAGGGGCTGCCCGACCTTGACGCCCGCGTGGCGGCCCAGGCCGGACGCTTCGGCCTTTCCGGGCTGCTCGACCGGCACCCTGGCGCGCTTTCCATGGGCGAGAAGCAGCGCACCCTGATCGCCGCCGTCCTGATGGCGGGCAGGGATATCGTCCTGCTGGACGAACCCACCAGCGGCATGGACCATGCCCGCATGCTGCAACTGGCCGACGTGGTGCGCGAACTGGCCGGGCAGGGAAAGCTGGTCTTCGTCGTGACCCATGATGCCGACTTCGTGCAGCAGGCCTGCACGCGTACCCTGTGCCTGCGCGGCGGGCGCATCCTGTCCCGCGAAGTTGATGGAGTGCCGCTGGGCAAGGCCCTGCGGCAAACGGTTGTGCCCGGCGTTGCCTGTGGAGATTGCAACAACGACGCACTGCGCTTTCCGAACAACAACGACGCCTGCGACGTCCTGAACCATGACAACGCGTACCGCGCCCCCAACCATGACGACGCGTACCGCGTCTTGAACCATGACGGCACGTTCCGTGCCTGGCCCACCCGCAAGGAAGTACTGCCATGA
- a CDS encoding MptD family putative ECF transporter S component has protein sequence MNKRPSLDVRDSITLGIFTALALMLNMLLLATLHFLPGTLVLFKEAVVALVTGPVYVLMLIKVPRRGAFTANGLATAVAFMLTGFFTVSLVVAVGGILADAVAATGDFRRPWSNVAAYVVFRVAQAVGTYIPFYLWADSFVGDLAASGKVNQEFLDIFVNNLSPAMGAAILLANVVAACLGGIMGYRMLDRHFRRAGIA, from the coding sequence ATGAACAAACGGCCATCCCTCGACGTTCGCGACAGCATCACCCTCGGCATATTCACCGCGCTGGCGCTGATGCTGAACATGCTGCTGCTGGCCACGCTGCATTTCCTGCCCGGCACCCTCGTGCTGTTCAAGGAAGCGGTGGTGGCGCTGGTCACCGGTCCCGTCTACGTGCTGATGCTGATCAAGGTGCCCCGGCGCGGCGCCTTTACCGCCAACGGGTTGGCCACGGCCGTGGCCTTCATGCTGACCGGATTCTTCACCGTATCGCTCGTCGTGGCCGTGGGGGGCATCCTTGCGGATGCCGTGGCGGCCACGGGCGATTTCCGCAGGCCGTGGAGCAACGTGGCCGCCTACGTGGTCTTCCGGGTGGCGCAGGCCGTGGGCACCTACATTCCCTTCTATCTCTGGGCCGACTCGTTCGTGGGCGACCTGGCCGCATCGGGCAAGGTGAACCAGGAATTCCTGGACATCTTCGTGAACAACCTCAGCCCGGCCATGGGCGCGGCCATCCTGCTGGCCAACGTGGTCGCCGCATGCCTTGGCGGCATCATGGGCTACCGCATGCTGGACCGGCATTTTCGCCGGGCGGGCATCGCCTAG
- a CDS encoding MotA/TolQ/ExbB proton channel family protein, giving the protein MDSGMLELAAQATPVAKAVLLMLVVMSLGSWAIICAKWRMLERARRGIAGGIADALSASGLADLLQRLERGGRGTSPLRRMARLGVDEFNRLASTGDADRLLADNVRRTLRHGVGEEIRRLSRALPLLATTANTAPFIGLFGTVWGVMHSFQAIGQMKSASLATVAPGISEALIATALGLAVAIPAAMAYNVLLGRLATLEGQCISFAGLLLNRLQHEAVTHAAGLAVPGGRG; this is encoded by the coding sequence ATGGATTCCGGAATGCTGGAACTCGCCGCGCAGGCCACGCCCGTGGCCAAGGCGGTACTGTTGATGCTGGTGGTCATGTCGCTGGGCAGTTGGGCCATCATCTGCGCCAAGTGGCGCATGCTGGAACGCGCCCGCCGGGGCATTGCCGGGGGCATTGCCGACGCCCTGTCGGCTTCCGGCCTTGCCGATCTGCTGCAACGGCTGGAACGCGGCGGGCGCGGCACCTCGCCCCTGCGGCGCATGGCCCGGCTGGGGGTGGACGAATTCAACCGCCTGGCCAGCACCGGCGATGCCGACCGCCTGCTGGCGGACAACGTGCGCCGCACCCTGCGCCACGGCGTGGGCGAGGAAATCCGGCGGCTGTCGCGTGCGCTGCCCCTGCTGGCCACCACCGCCAACACGGCACCGTTCATCGGGTTGTTCGGCACGGTGTGGGGGGTGATGCATTCGTTCCAGGCCATCGGGCAGATGAAGTCCGCCTCGCTGGCCACGGTGGCGCCGGGCATTTCCGAGGCGCTCATCGCCACCGCGCTGGGCCTTGCCGTGGCCATACCCGCCGCCATGGCCTACAACGTGCTGCTCGGCAGGCTGGCAACGCTGGAAGGGCAATGCATCAGCTTTGCCGGGCTGCTGCTGAACCGCTTGCAGCACGAGGCGGTCACCCATGCCGCCGGGCTGGCCGTCCCCGGCGGAAGGGGCTGA
- a CDS encoding ExbD/TolR family protein — MGASTGSGGGFVAEINVTPFVDVMLVLLIIFMVTAPMMTEGLDVALPQTKTVQVLPEDDGSVVLTVRADGTLFVDDHRTDMDGLERLLAARAAERPTAVFLRADRDVPYGTVVEAIGRVRAAGIEKVGMVSEREGHGPQARS; from the coding sequence ATGGGCGCAAGCACGGGATCGGGCGGCGGCTTCGTGGCCGAGATCAACGTCACGCCCTTCGTGGACGTGATGCTGGTGTTGCTGATCATCTTCATGGTTACCGCGCCCATGATGACCGAGGGCCTCGACGTGGCGCTGCCGCAGACGAAGACGGTGCAGGTGCTGCCCGAGGACGACGGCAGCGTGGTGCTGACCGTGCGGGCGGACGGCACGCTGTTCGTGGACGACCACCGCACCGACATGGACGGGTTGGAGCGGCTGCTTGCCGCGCGGGCGGCGGAACGCCCCACCGCCGTGTTCCTGCGGGCCGACCGCGACGTGCCCTACGGAACGGTAGTGGAAGCCATCGGGCGTGTCCGGGCGGCGGGCATCGAGAAGGTGGGCATGGTGTCGGAACGTGAAGGGCACGGCCCGCAGGCGCGGAGCTGA